The Alteromonas macleodii ATCC 27126 genome segment AATACAGAGCCAGCATCAATCGCCAGTACGTGCGTCAACGGTGCTCAAGCGCACCTCAGCGCAATCGCCTAAAGACGACACACAAAGCAAACCTCTGGTACGTTTTCATGCATGGGGGGGAAGCGCTCAAGTGAATGGTTATTTGCAATGGGTAGCGGCGCAAGTTAGCCAGCGTTTTAACATTGAACTGCAGCACGTTAAGCTTGCTGATACCAGTGACGCCGTGTCACGCGTATTAGCAGAAAAAGCGGCCGGTAATCACGATAACGGCAGCGTAGATTTAATATGGATAAATGGCGAAAACTTTGCGGCAATGAAAAAGCATGGCTTGCTCGCTAAAGACTGGGTTAAAGAACTTGATTATTTCGCGCTAACCCGCCCGGAAAAGAACTCTGCCATGGTAACCGACTTTGGCGAACCCACGCTTGGTATGGAAGCACCGTGGGGGAAAGCGTCCATGGTGTTTTATTATCGCAGTGCACATATGAAAGCGCTAGGCACTACGCCTGGGCAAACCATTAATGAACTGCTTCGGTTCTCTCAAAAAGCGCCAGGACGCTTCACCTATCCAGTGCCGAGCGATTATTTAGGCATTAGCTTTATAAAATACGCAGCAATTGCTCTTAACGGCGATAAGCAGTCTTTGTTTTACCAACCCGTTACTGAATCGTCTCTTCAGGCTGTATTGCCCGCGCTTTGGGCTTATTTGGACCAATTGCATCCCACTATGTGGCAGCAAGGGAAGTATATGCTTCGCCAAGCCTCACAACTTCAACGCTTGGTTGGCACAGGTGAGCTAACACTCGCGTTTTCATTTACCGCCGCTGAAATTCCATCAGCCGTAAATCGTTTTGATTTACCCGATGATGTTCGCACCTATGCCATGCAAGACGGTAGCCTTGCTAATGTCCATTTTGTGGGGCTGACCTACAATTCTAAAAACAAAACAGCAGCAAAGACAGTAGTAAATTTTTTGCTTTCGCCAGAAGCACAGGCCGAGAAGCAAAAGCTGGAAGTGTGGGGTGACGATACGGTTCTTGATATCGCATCGCTGACACAAGCACAAGCTATGCTGTTTAAAGACGAGGCTGTGCACAAATCTGCCCTCGACAAATCTCAGTCAGCGGTGCTGTTGGCCGAACCCCATGCAAGCTGGACTGATAAATTGCGCGAAGCCTGGTATAAACGTTACGGGGCACGCTACTAATGTTTACTCACATTACACTTGTTGCACGCTGGTGCTTGCTGCTTTTACTTTGTATTCCCGTATTGGCAGGGCTGGTAGGGGTAATATTTCCTGCGTTAGGTTACTTCCCAGCTATCGGCGCAAACGCCTTTTCAACGCAAGTGTTTGCGACGCTATTCGACCTCCCAGACATTTGGCAAATGATGTGGTTGTCGCTTTTTACGGGCATAGGCTCAACCCTTTTAGCCGTAATAGCAGCGTTTTGTATTCTCGCCACGTTTTACCAATCTTCCCTGCTAGGAAAAATTCAGGGGGTGTTAAGCCCGTTTCTGGTGTTTCCCCACGCGGCTGCGGCCATTTCCCTTTTATTTGTAGTTAGCCCTTCTGGTATATTTGCAGCAACTACCACGCGCTTGAATGCGTATTTTAGTCATGCTTTCACAACCCCCTTTGTTAATGAAATCAGCGAAATGGCATTGCCCGCTGCGAATGATGGAACGCTACTTTATGACGGTCTAGGACTAAGTATACTTATCGCGCTTAGCCTGAAAGAGCTGCCGTTTATTTTGTTAATGACGCTAAGCGTTATGTCTCAGCCGCTGGTGAAAAAGAAACTCACGGGGTATGTAAAGGTGGGGACAGCGTTAGGTTATTCGCCTACTGCGAGCTTTTTTAAACTGGTGCTGCCGACAATTTTTTCCCAGATAAAGTTACCGCTTTTAGCAGTACTAGTTTTCGCCACTTCAAATGTAGAAATTCCACTTATTCTAGGCCCAAATAACCCGAGCACTTTGGCCGTTGCCATTATGCACTGGTTTAATCATATTGATTTGTCCATGCGACTGCTTGCAAGTAGCGCTGCTGTGGTTCAGGTGGCAGTATCAGCGGTGGCGGTAGTATTGTTTTTGGGGATAGAGCGATTAGTGGCATACACCGGTAAGCGCAGCCTTTCAGGTGGCAATCGATATTTTGCAGATACTGCGCTACGCGCATGTGGTTTTACCGTTATGGCAGTTTACATCATCTTGATCTGCGCGGTGGTATACACGGTTGTTGTGTACTCCTTTGCTAAGCAATGGCATTTCCCGCTGTTATTGCCAGAGGGGCTAACACTGCTGCATTGGAATACGGCAACAAGTGCGCTGACAACACCGCTTATTAATACCTTATTACTTGGCGTGCTGGTGAGTACAACTTCATTGGTACTTGTTTTATTTACCCTGGAAAGCGAGCAGTTAAAGCCAGCGCGTGTTGTTGCTTCGAATGCATTTTCTGTCTCTCTATTTTTGCCACTATTGGTACCTGGCGTTGCTTTTCTATATGGTCTGGTCTGGTTCCAGCAGCTTGTTTTTCAAAACGCCGTATGGTTTCACACCTATATAGCGCACATGGTTTATGTTGTGCCTTACGTGTTTTTATCGATGGCTGTGGCGTATAGGAAGTTCGACAACCGATACGCCATGGTGGCGCAGAGCTTGGGCAAAACGCCGTGGCAGGTGTTTTATCATGTTAAGCTGCCTTCGTTGTTCAGCGCCATTATGGTGGCATCGGCGTTGGGGCTGGCAATTAGTTTTAGCCAGTATTTACCTACCTTGCTGGCGTCTGGCGGGACGCTCCCTACTGTTACTACCGAGGCTGTAGCGTCGGTATCGGGGAGCAGTACGCGACTTACTGCGGTGTATGTC includes the following:
- a CDS encoding ABC transporter substrate-binding protein, whose product is MPRNSASVSTKAACLRRFGKFSRLIKGLALASAVFSSQLITASHSFAVPFDIPSVDVSGNEIQSQHQSPVRASTVLKRTSAQSPKDDTQSKPLVRFHAWGGSAQVNGYLQWVAAQVSQRFNIELQHVKLADTSDAVSRVLAEKAAGNHDNGSVDLIWINGENFAAMKKHGLLAKDWVKELDYFALTRPEKNSAMVTDFGEPTLGMEAPWGKASMVFYYRSAHMKALGTTPGQTINELLRFSQKAPGRFTYPVPSDYLGISFIKYAAIALNGDKQSLFYQPVTESSLQAVLPALWAYLDQLHPTMWQQGKYMLRQASQLQRLVGTGELTLAFSFTAAEIPSAVNRFDLPDDVRTYAMQDGSLANVHFVGLTYNSKNKTAAKTVVNFLLSPEAQAEKQKLEVWGDDTVLDIASLTQAQAMLFKDEAVHKSALDKSQSAVLLAEPHASWTDKLREAWYKRYGARY
- a CDS encoding ABC transporter permease; translation: MFTHITLVARWCLLLLLCIPVLAGLVGVIFPALGYFPAIGANAFSTQVFATLFDLPDIWQMMWLSLFTGIGSTLLAVIAAFCILATFYQSSLLGKIQGVLSPFLVFPHAAAAISLLFVVSPSGIFAATTTRLNAYFSHAFTTPFVNEISEMALPAANDGTLLYDGLGLSILIALSLKELPFILLMTLSVMSQPLVKKKLTGYVKVGTALGYSPTASFFKLVLPTIFSQIKLPLLAVLVFATSNVEIPLILGPNNPSTLAVAIMHWFNHIDLSMRLLASSAAVVQVAVSAVAVVLFLGIERLVAYTGKRSLSGGNRYFADTALRACGFTVMAVYIILICAVVYTVVVYSFAKQWHFPLLLPEGLTLLHWNTATSALTTPLINTLLLGVLVSTTSLVLVLFTLESEQLKPARVVASNAFSVSLFLPLLVPGVAFLYGLVWFQQLVFQNAVWFHTYIAHMVYVVPYVFLSMAVAYRKFDNRYAMVAQSLGKTPWQVFYHVKLPSLFSAIMVASALGLAISFSQYLPTLLASGGTLPTVTTEAVASVSGSSTRLTAVYVIIQAVMPLIGFMIAWYMPAVATRRRSRQMLVSDTHSNRSADPVQ